From the genome of Triticum aestivum cultivar Chinese Spring chromosome 3B, IWGSC CS RefSeq v2.1, whole genome shotgun sequence, one region includes:
- the LOC123069217 gene encoding GDSL esterase/lipase At5g45910, protein MMMRRQLSVCVLLLLVLAGQQQAAAKKYAAIFNFGDSLVDAGNLVVDGIPEYLATAKLPYGMTYFGYPTGRCSDGRLVVDFIAQELGLPLLPPSKARNATFHHGANFAITGATALDTSYFVAKGLGKTVWNSGSLHTQIKWLQEMKPKICSSPEECRGLFRRSLFIVGEFGGNDYNSPLFAFRPLEEVHEFVGDVVNSIGEGIEKLIAEGAVDLVVPGVLPIGCFPVYLSIFRKQPEMYGGKSGCIKDLNTLSWVHNVALQRKIVELRKKHSDVRIMYADYYTPTIQFVLHAEKWGMLRQKPRACCGAPGIGVYNFNLTSKCGEPGAYACDDPSNHWSWDGIHLTEASYGHIARGWLYGPFADPPIVGNRNLE, encoded by the exons ATGATGATGAGGCGCCAGTTATCGGTCTGCGTCCTCCTCCTGCTCGTGCTCGCGGGGCAGCAGCAGGCGGCGGCCAAGAAGTACGCCGCCATCTTCAACTTCGGGGACTCCCTCGTGGACGCCGGCAACCTCGTCGTGGACGGCATCCCCGAGTACCTCGCCACGGCGAAGCTGCCGTATGGCATGACCTACTTCGGGTACCCCACCGGCCGCTGCTCCGACGGCCGCCTCGTCGTCGACTTCATCG CGCAGGAGCTGGggctgccgctgctgccgccgtcgaagGCGCGCAACGCCACGTTCCACCACGGCGCCAACTTCGCCATCACCGGGGCCACGGCGCTGGACACCAGCTACTTCGTGGCGAAGGGGCTGGGCAAGACGGTGTGGAACTCCGGCTCCCTGCACACCCAGATCAAGTGGCTGCAGGAGATGAAGCCCAAAATCTGCAGCTCCCCTGAAG AGTGCAGGGGCCTGTTCCGGCGGTCGCTGTTCATCGTGGGCGAGTTCGGCGGCAACGACTACAACTCGCCGCTCTTCGCGTTCCGCCCGCTGGAGGAGGTGCACGAGTTCGTGGGGGACGTCGTCAACTCCATCGGCGAGGGAATCGAG AAGCTGATTGCGGAGGGGGCCGTGGACCTGGTGGTGCCCGGGGTGCTCCCGATCGGCTGCTTCCCGGTGTACCTGTCCATCTTCCGGAAGCAGCCGGAGATGTACGGCGGCAAGAGCGGGTGCATCAAGGACCTCAACACGCTGTCGTGGGTGCACAACGTGGCGCTGCAGCGCAAGATCGTGGAGCTCCGGAAGAAGCACTCCGACGTGCGCATCATGTACGCCGACTACTACACGCCCACCATCCAGTTCGTCCTCCACGCCGAGAAATGGG GGATGCTGAGGCAGAAGCCGAGGGCGTGCTGCGGGGCGCCGGGCATCGGGGTGTACAACTTCAACCTGACGTCCAAGTGCGGCGAGCCCGGCGCGTACGCGTGCGACGACCCGTCCAACCACTGGAGCTGGGACGGCATCCACCTCACGGAGGCCTCCTACGGCCACATCGCCAGGGGCTGGCTCTACGGCCCCTTCGCCGACCCGCCCATCGTCGGCAACCGGAACCTCGAGTAG
- the LOC123069216 gene encoding protein RALF-like 9, producing the protein MGKVSMQQLALVALVLASLVLSAQEADGARPESTGGVISYRALVRGNSANTSDANVRPSAVANPYTRGCSKINRCRG; encoded by the coding sequence ATGGGGAAGGTGAGCATGCAGCAGCTTGCGCTAGTGGCCCTGGTGCTGGCAAGCCTCGTGTTGTCGGCCCAGGAGGCCGACGGGGCTCGGCCCGAGTCGACCGGCGGCGTCATCAGCTACCGTGCTCTCGTGCGCGGGAATAGCGCCAACACCTCCGACGCCAACGTCCGGCCTTCTGCGGTGGCCAACCCTTACACGCGCGGCTGCAGCAAGATCAACCGTTGCCGCGGTTGA